The DNA segment GACGAACGTCGCAGTCGTTTGCACAGTTTGGATGCCCTTGAAATGTTGCAGACCATTGAGATGGTGCAAAAGGAGTTGGCCATTTATAAGCTTGAGAATCATATAATGGTTGATTTTCTAGAGAAGAATGACCCCAAATTGTTGGTGGGATTGCGTCATCGTCGTACCTCTATCCTAAAGAAGCTGCACAGTAAAAGCAAGATCCCTCAGGATAATCTACAACATTCGAGCCGTCATTCTAGCTCTAAGCGTTCCATTTCCATGTCCATACACATGGCTAGCAGCACCGTGGGTGAACGACGCAAGCCCATGGAGTACAAGCTCAACTACAAGGCCAAGGCCGAGCTGGCCGAGAAGGCAACCTCCGAGGTGGAGAAGCGAGTCACGGATATTGAAAGGAACGGTAAGCGCAGATGGTCAGATTAATCGTACAAACTTAAAGATCTCCGTTGCTTTCAGCTTCCGTGGAGGTAAAACAGTTGCGTGCTAAGATCGAGGAATTGCGATATCGCAGTGAGGAAACGATTGAGACCGAAAAGAACTTCATGCTGCACTTTCTGCGAGACGAAAACGACAAAGCGTTTCTCGAGAGCGCCACCGAGCGACAAATAGAGCGCAAACTGCGCAAGTTTACAGCCAATTGGTTCAAAAACGCTCGAGCTTTGCTTGGCACAATGCGACTGACGATTGTTTCGCTGCAGGAGACGTGTCAGCAGCATCGTGCGGATCTGATCACCAAGGCGGATCTTAGTGGTATTTTGACAGCCGTCGACTTTGAGAAATTAATCATCAAGCGCAACGAACTGATCAACGAACTCGAGGAGAAGAACACGCATATGGCGGGGTTGAAAGGCATCACTGGCAAAACATCGTTGGCAATGACCGAGGAGAAGCAGGCCATGATGAATCTGGAGACGGAAATGCGCAATGTTCTCAATCGTACAGAAGAGATTACACGCACGATCTCCAAGCTTGAGAAAGAGGTTGCCATTGTGCAGACCAACAATGACAAGGACAACGTTATTTTGTCCGAGCTGCGTGGCCAGTTGGACGAGTTTGAGGCACCGAGCGTCACCGAGTATATTGAGAAAAAGGAAGAGGCTTTGTATCTTGAGAAAGAGGAAAAGATGTTGCAGCGCAAGATCTACATCCTCAATATGAAGCTCAATAATGTGATGCGCCGATGCCGATATCGCGATGAATAAtcagttttaaattaaaatttgaattgcagTTTCAAGTTGCAAGCAAACTTACCCGTAAGAGAGTAGA comes from the Drosophila sulfurigaster albostrigata strain 15112-1811.04 chromosome 2L, ASM2355843v2, whole genome shotgun sequence genome and includes:
- the LOC133836369 gene encoding uncharacterized protein LOC133836369, with amino-acid sequence MRSASEAAFSTRSDIKSTTNTQLNVNTKRSVHTINEDQYPELDIMSIAYKFYLDEFAHLPDDERRSRLHSLDALEMLQTIEMVQKELAIYKLENHIMVDFLEKNDPKLLVGLRHRRTSILKKLHSKSKIPQDNLQHSSRHSSSKRSISMSIHMASSTVGERRKPMEYKLNYKAKAELAEKATSEVEKRVTDIERNASVEVKQLRAKIEELRYRSEETIETEKNFMLHFLRDENDKAFLESATERQIERKLRKFTANWFKNARALLGTMRLTIVSLQETCQQHRADLITKADLSGILTAVDFEKLIIKRNELINELEEKNTHMAGLKGITGKTSLAMTEEKQAMMNLETEMRNVLNRTEEITRTISKLEKEVAIVQTNNDKDNVILSELRGQLDEFEAPSVTEYIEKKEEALYLEKEEKMLQRKIYILNMKLNNVMRRCRYRDE